In Oscillospiraceae bacterium, a genomic segment contains:
- a CDS encoding hydrolase, whose product MTKEEAWAVLTKYNKGEFHLQHARIVSDVMGWYAESLGYGDEKEFWAVVGLLHDLDFEEFPEQHCIKGQELMRENGVDERTIRAAASHGYGQCADIKPEHQMEKVLFATDELTGLIGAAAIMRPSKSVSDLEVSSVKKKFKDKKFAAGCSREVIQQGAEMLGWDLEKLFEQTILAMRTSDLVD is encoded by the coding sequence ATGACGAAGGAAGAAGCGTGGGCGGTGCTTACAAAATATAATAAGGGCGAATTTCATCTTCAGCACGCGCGGATTGTGTCCGATGTGATGGGGTGGTATGCAGAGTCGCTCGGATACGGAGACGAAAAGGAGTTCTGGGCGGTTGTCGGGCTGCTGCACGACTTGGATTTCGAGGAGTTTCCCGAACAGCACTGCATCAAGGGGCAGGAACTGATGCGCGAAAACGGGGTTGACGAGCGGACGATTCGCGCTGCGGCAAGCCACGGTTACGGGCAGTGCGCCGACATCAAGCCGGAACACCAGATGGAAAAAGTGTTGTTCGCAACGGATGAGTTGACAGGGTTGATCGGCGCGGCGGCCATCATGCGTCCGTCGAAGAGTGTGTCCGATCTCGAGGTCTCGTCGGTGAAAAAGAAATTCAAGGATAAAAAGTTCGCGGCGGGCTGTTCGCGCGAGGTGATTCAGCAGGGTGCGGAAATGCTCGGCTGGGATTTGGAAAAGTTGTTTGAGCAGACGATTTTAGCCATGCGCACCAGTGACCTGGTGGATTAA
- a CDS encoding metalloregulator ArsR/SmtB family transcription factor — protein sequence MSKNEFICDCNTVHGEVVAEVNKKMLDPAAFERLAGFFKVFGDVTRMKILWALDQNELCVCDLANILSMSKSAVSHQLAALRKADLVRFRKAGKEAYYSLADDHVKVITETGLEHINE from the coding sequence ATGTCCAAAAACGAATTTATCTGTGACTGCAACACCGTCCACGGTGAAGTGGTTGCAGAGGTCAATAAAAAAATGCTCGATCCTGCGGCCTTTGAGCGTCTCGCAGGTTTTTTCAAGGTCTTCGGTGACGTCACCCGCATGAAAATTTTATGGGCGCTCGACCAAAACGAGCTCTGTGTTTGCGACCTCGCCAACATTCTGAGCATGAGCAAGTCGGCGGTTTCGCACCAACTGGCTGCTTTACGAAAAGCCGATCTCGTCCGCTTCCGCAAAGCCGGCAAAGAGGCGTATTATTCCCTCGCCGACGACCATGTTAAGGTCATCACGGAAACCGGCCTCGAACATATAAATGAATGA